The Plasmodium brasilianum strain Bolivian I chromosome 14, whole genome shotgun sequence genome contains a region encoding:
- a CDS encoding DNA-binding protein yields the protein MECYKVVDSYNNEENRSLLNKLNINITVVNYLEMDNHQINNTRDEEDEDKNISFQCDVNKKGFRKIYENVVTQEDFGTCNLNTNHLKTCTNINTMGDHSDSVNTFVHVENDKRSNNCSNCDESIINNKIYKDDITENYSNDIRNQMNRSISGSNLNDNVNNEKVAECMDKMSKCGHVEEVSPLVSEQNGGNNNDNNISNSGSGSGKTAMETVEANENINIIQNILYESKELLPDDGGKNEHAIKCNKNMNNSENAQEMVADLVNPDTNIKNQISIPEEHTTAINDHLEEKNEEEEKIEKKNKNDKKGKKENILMLPSNAFLRNVVTKKSANMKNSIHNQNLTNVNSITLESSHTIGTMNNNRTSDFTNLSGNIYGRVGIINENTNNCITDVDKRAEPLSYDDTNDNNIAEEDLNFIYSLIGDELTKCEKYDKEIKRVKNEMICMYNNDPTRLLTLGHCLSKIKSNKKLIEVLFYILVNNKLINMNCHLQSNEIEMVPTYLSYDRVHNIHKKWRDNYQTTSLDLKKKRYRDSSSEKNFALLGDTPVKLSSRRKGCNENIVDVGTNKGSILKEEQMTELDNAISLSNEYDHINRNDDKHLSNTNLPLYYNGRNIYPNSNRKIGKKENGNDKKWHTVSLKGKSSSNNDNKNVDIMDNTYINRDNSSELVKNNLLRQEEENILLKGMANNIDDNKNRFAGGDKMNLFESKDNLDSYSKVTCVNNRNSENCEINNCTYEWLEKNLSEEQKEKQTAVYNEGNKKIQWSNNEEGNDLTKKEDRRKLYKCVSCDKICTYVYYILKPNNLKKISYGVLDKCIWCSNCYNSSKYPNILNSSNFVKVNIPFNFLDSDWSITETEKLIDAVCKYKNDWEKISEYVQSKTPYDCIYKFISMPLSNPYFDLDNLLNINDISFSTYKQNNTLLSLLSFICNHISPYIGAYAAKKIVDLILEKQKNAILRNESERRKKKETKEHLKEQESYIKEREGYIKEQEGYIKEQEGYIKEQEGYIKEQDDQLKQETEDDVKLKSKEEVETSLDEQSNRIGDKESNEPNNTSGERGKKQNDTRTQNGEDKALYNIIANSRQYSKNEILPLHEHKDIGGHEQMKGSNAPISSGNDTEDYKCNEGNEGNEGNDGSDGSDGSDGEVGHNGDNIDAENEIRMYSPFGCSSGGNNKYEEEDSANNDHIGNSSDNNGNNNDGNNNNNDGNNNNNDGNDNNKESSNSWDKKEDENVNNDPDFVPLNFESVLNDNPPSTYILKEADMQEIHNTVIDASKKRAKELAELEKHNIKKLLRELVLLKTRKVKLKLKQYQYLQNYFEIQNQLMERKRARLNVNKETPTP from the coding sequence ATGGAATGTTACAAAGTGGTTGATAGTTACAATAACGAAGAGAATAGaagtttattaaataaattaaacatCAACATAACAGTAGTTAACTACTTAGAAATGGATAATCATCAAATTAACAATACAAGGGACGAAGAAGACGAAGACAAGAACATTTCATTTCAATGTGACGTTAATAAAAAGGGGTTTAGGAAGATTTATGAAAATGTAGTTACTCAGGAAGACTTCGGTACATGCAATTTAAATACGAACCATTTAAAAACGTGTACCAATATTAATACCATGGGAGATCATTCTGATTCTGTAAATACTTTCGTACATGTAGAGAATGATAAAAGAAGTAATAACTGTTCTAATTGTGATGaaagtattattaataataaaatttacaaagaCGACATAACAGAAAACTACTCCAATGATATAAGAAACCAAATGAATAGATCTATTAGTGGAAGCAATTTAAATGATAAcgttaataatgaaaaagtgGCAGAATGTATGGACAAAATGAGCAAGTGTGGACATGTGGAAGAGGTATCTCCTTTAGTTTCTGAACAGAATGgaggtaataataatgataataatattagcaaTAGTGGAAGTGGAAGTGGCAAGACGGCCATGGAAACTGTTGAGGCTAACGAAAACATCAACATAATACAAAACATTTTATACGAATCAAAAGAGTTATTACCAGATGATGggggaaaaaatgaacatgcaataaaatgcaataaaaatatgaacaattcaGAAAATGCACAAGAAATGGTGGCAGATTTAGTGAATCCTGatacaaacataaaaaatcaaataagCATTCCAGAGGAACATACAACTGCGATAAATGATCATTtggaggaaaaaaatgaagaggaGGAGAAAatcgaaaaaaagaataaaaatgataaaaaagggaaaaaagaaaacatattAATGCTTCCGTCAAATGCATTCTTAAGAAATGTAGTTACCAAAAAATCAGCCAACATGAAAAATAGTATACACAATCAGAATCTAACTAATGTAAACTCAATCACACTGGAGTCTTCACATACTATAGGAACTATGAACAATAATAGAACTAGCGATTTCACCAACCTTAGTGGAAACATCTACGGGAGAGTTGGTATTATCAATGAGAATACTAACAACTGCATTACAGACGTGGATAAAAGAGCTGAACCCTTGAGTTACGATGATACAAATGACAATAACATAGCTGAGGAAGatttaaatttcatttacTCCCTTATAGGTGATGAGTTAACCAAAtgtgaaaaatatgataaagaaataaagagaGTAAAGAACGAGATgatttgtatgtataacaATGACCCAACTCGATTGTTAACTCTAGGACATTgtttatcaaaaataaaatcaaataaGAAGTTAATAGaagttttgttttatattttagtaaataataaattgatCAATATGAATTGCCATTTACAAAGTAACGAAATAGAAATGGTTCCAACTTATTTAAGTTATGACCGTGTtcataatattcataaaaaatggaGAGATAATTACCAAACTACTTCTTTggacttaaaaaaaaaaagatatcgTGATAGCTCcagtgaaaaaaattttgcattATTAGGTGATACTCCAGTTAAGTTAAGTAGTAGGAGGAAGGGATGCAATGAAAATATTGTCGATGTAGGTACGAATAAGGGATCAATTTTGAAAGAGGAGCAAATGACAGAGTTAGATAATGCCATTAGTCTAAGTAACGAATACGATCATATCAACCGAAATGATGATAAACATCTAAGTAACACCAACTTGCCACTTTACTATAACGGAAGGAATATATATCCAAATTCAAATAggaaaataggaaaaaaggaaaatggaAATGATAAGAAGTGGCATACTGTTTCTCTAAAGGGTAAGTCATCATCCAACAATGACAACAAGAATGTAGACATTATGGATAACACATATATCAATAGAGATAATTCGTCTGAACTTGTAAAGAACAATTTGTTGAGGCAAGAagaggaaaatatattattaaaaggaATGGCTAACAACATAGACGATAATAAAAACAGATTTGCTGGAGGTGATAAGATGAACCTTTTTGAGAGTAAGGATAACTTGGATTCGTACAGTAAGGTTACCTGTGTAAATAATAGAAACAGTGAAAACTGTGAAATAAACAATTGCACCTACGAATggttagaaaaaaatttaagtgaggaacaaaaagaaaaacaaactGCTGTATATAATGAAGGAAATAAGAAGATACAATGGAGTAATAATGAAGAAGGGAACGACTTGACAAAGAAGGAAGATAGGCGTAAACTGTATAAATGTGTTAGCTGtgataaaatatgtacatatgtatactatATACTGAAAcctaataatttaaaaaagatttcTTATGGAGTTTTAGATAAGTGTATATGGTGCAGTAATTGCTACAACTCGAGTAAGTATCCAAATATTCTAAACTCTTCGAATTTTGTTAAGGTAAATATaccatttaattttttagataGTGATTGGAGTATAACAGAAACCGAAAAATTAATCGATGCTGtctgtaaatataaaaatgattggGAAAAAATTAGTGAATATGTTCAATCAAAAACACCATATGATTGTATTTATAAGTTCATTTCTATGCCTTTATCAAACCCTTATTTTGATTTAGATAACCTTTTAAACATTAACGATATTTCTTTTAgcacatataaacaaaacaATACACTCCTATCTcttctttcatttatttgCAATCATATTAGTCCCTATATAGGAGCATATGCTGCTAAAAAAATAGTAGATCTTATTTtggaaaaacagaaaaacgCAATCCTTCGAAACGAAAGTGAGAGGaggaaaaagaaggaaaCAAAAGAACACCTTAAGGAACAAGAGAGTTACATTAAGGAACGGGAGGGTTACATTAAGGAACAAGAGGGTTACATTAAGGAACAAGAGGGTTACATTAAGGAACAAGAGGGTTACATTAAGGAACAAGATGATCAACTTAAGCAAGAAACAGAAGACGATgtcaaattaaaaagtaaggAAGAAGTTGAAACGTCCCTAGATGAACAATCGAACAGGATAGGAGACAAGGAGAGTAATGAACCGAATAACACTAGTGGTGAACGtgggaaaaaacaaaatgatacACGTACACAAAATGGTGAAGATAAAGccttatataatatcattGCCAACTCACGGCAATACAGTAAAAACGAAATTTTACCTTTACATGAACATAAGGATATTGGCGGGCATGAACAGATGAAGGGCAGTAATGCCCCCATAAGCTCAGGGAATGACACAGAGGATTACAAGTGCAATGAGGGCAATGAGGGCAATGAGGGCAATGATGGTAGTGATGGAAGTGATGGAAGTGATGGAGAGGTTGGTCATAATGGTGATAATATAGATGCAGAAAACGAAATACGTATGTATTCCCCCTTTGGCTGTAGTAGTggtggtaataataaatatgaagaagaagataGCGCAAATAATGATCATATAGGGAATAGCAGCGATAATAATggcaataataatgatggtaataacaacaacaatgatggtaataacaacaacaatGATGGTAATGACAACAATAAAGAGAGCAGTAATAGCTgggataaaaaagaagatgaaAACGTAAATAATGATCCTGATTTTGTACCACTTAATTTTGAAAGTGTCCTAAATGATAACCCTCCTTCCACgtacattttaaaagaagCGGACATGCAAGAAATTCATAATACAGTTATCGATGCATCGAAAAAAAGAGCTAAGGAATTAGCTGAGCtagaaaaacataatataaaaaaattattaagagAACTCGTACTATTAAAAACGAGAAAAGTtaagttaaaattaaaacaatatCAGTATCTTCAgaattattttgaaattcAAAACCAGTTaatggaaagaaaaagagcGCGGCTCAATGTGAATAAAGAAACGCCAACACCATAA